A window of Solanum stenotomum isolate F172 chromosome 3, ASM1918654v1, whole genome shotgun sequence contains these coding sequences:
- the LOC125857871 gene encoding protein PAF1 homolog: MSHFRQNQGYRVKEGSSFSYQYVPLPPLPRNPYSSPPPPPPDSLYPHPPPPPPSPTPCPPPPSPPSSFPPPFSLLRNRYPPPFPSPSCPPPPSQPRFRLLPPSCPPPPSQTVRFNQPAPLPVKISNETEEERRLRKKRELEKVRRKQRLREAQNRIVEKTKKIFSGRKGHASIRSDRSIAPLVRGDMTDNRLKKQQLKYKDQVVIANFDGAPTAGSETYNKLDKTVRDAYESQVRGDDADDPTIAAFGGTVAHYTHVPAKLVLQKKIAGEEKSNNEVEHFPDASRVTVKKRPTVTAIEKEGGVIQQL; the protein is encoded by the exons ATGTCCCATTTCAGGCAGAATCAGGGTTATCGGGTGAAAGAAGGATCGTCATTTTCATATCAGTACGTTCCTCTTCCTCCCCTGCCGAGAAATCCATATTCATCGCCGCCTCCGCCTCCGCCGGATTCTTTGTATCCACATCCGCCTCCTCCTCCACCTTCTCCGACACCGTGCCCACCTCCACCCTCTCCCCCTTCGTCTTTTCCCCCACCGTTCTCTCTGCTGAGAAATCGGTATCCACCTCCGTTCCCTTCTCCTTCGTGTCCTCCTCCACCTTCTCAGCCACGGTTCCGTCTGCTTCCTCCTTCGTGTCCTCCCCCACCTTCTCAGACTGTTCGATTTAATCAGCCAGCTCCATTGCCAGTGAAAATTTCCAATGAAACTGAGGAAGAGAGGAGGTTGAGGAAGAAGAGGGAATTAGAAAAAGTAAGACGTAAACAGCGATTAAGGGAAGCACAGAATAGGATTGTggagaaaaccaaaaaaatattttctggtAGGAAGGGTCATGCGTCAATTAGATCCGACAGAAGCATTGCCCCTTTGGTAAGGGGTGACATGACAGACAACCGGTTGAAGAAGCAGCAGCTGAA GTATAAAGACCAGGTTGTGATTGCGAATTTTGATGGTGCTCCAACTGCTGGTTCAGAAACCTACAACAAGTTGGATAAAACTGTTCGTGATGCATATGAATCACAG GTACGAGGTGATGATGCAGATGATCCTACTATTGCGGCATTTGGTGGAACAGTGGCCCATTACACG CATGTTCCAGCTAAGCTTGTTTTGCAAAAAAAGATAGCTGGAGAGgaaaaatcaaataatgaaGTCGAACATTTCCCAGATGCTTCGAGAGTTACAGTAAAGAAGAGACCAACAGTAACTGCCATTgaaaaagaaggg GGGGTTATACAACAGCTTTGA